The DNA segment TTGTAAACCGAGACGAGGCAATGATAGAAGCTTCGTTTCGTTAATTACGGTACGTGTATTTATTTTAGAAGCTATACTCATCAGCAGGTGCGGTTTTATTCCGTTAATATGATTTTACTAACAATTTATTGCAAGCTTCGTTTTGTTATTATCAGCTAACTATGTTTTAAGCTCGTCTATATCGGTTATGCTGAATTTTCGGAAAAATGCTGTGGTATAATAGTGGTTTAATCAAAATCGGttcactacgtgacacaataaaATGTAATGGATAATTTCCTTAATTTGAATATAAAATGAACTATAATCTTGAtaagaaaccagtaaaaacgatATCCGGAAGTTTCCGTTGTTGCTCAAACTGACGATCGTGAAAGACGTGTCGGTACTCGGAGTATTTATCTTACTTGTTGAATATCGTTGATTGAGTTGGATTTATCGTTTACGTTTCGATTTTACCACGACGAACGAACATAACGATTATTATTGTATCTCCGTTTAGCTGCGCCAGTCACTGGAGGCTCGCCAAGTTTGTTGAGACTTCGCTGCACTATCGAGATGAAGCATCCGCGACTTGTGGAGTTAATTGTCGTTTGAAAACCGATCGTTTCCTGGACTCGACGGATTCCTTCGTCCGCGCCGATCGGAGAGGACCTGGCCAATGTTACTGGTAAGCAGATAAAGACACCTCGATGTTCGAGGCAACAAGACAATCGAGTATCAATTTCAACGCCGATAAAATATCAAATGCTTGTTCAGAATGGCTGAGCCTACTGCCCTATCTAACCTGGAGTATAACGACTGTTATTAATCGAAAATCCGATggcatttttcttcttttactATACACAAAACATAGAGTCTATACAAATTATGGAAACATAAAGCAGTCAGCCAGATTCTGTAGATCaagtttgaattttttaatatttttcacttCCCTTCGGTGGTTCCGACCGAAGAAGATTGTCGTGGATCCAACCAACACCGCTTATCCTACTTACTTAATCTAGATCTACTTCGGATCTATAACAACTCGGCGCAAATAATCGTGTATTCTTCAAGGATCTACCGAgaacataaaaattaatttcttgcaTACTAGCGGAGCCTTGATTTTTCCAGCAAAAACGTTACCGCGGGATCGGTTAGGACTTAACCGGTAGCGAAAGAACAGATCGCAGGAAACCGCgcggcaaagaaaaaaaaaaacgagactATGTACTTCGTGAAGTGAAACATCCTTCAGGTAGAGAAAAACTCTTGTCGAATTTTATTTGCAacagataaaaattttagaatatTTGGTTCTTTGCTATAAGAGTACCTTGATCGTAAACAGTATCGTTCTTGGAATACTACAAAACCATCTTCTTTTTACTGTCTCTGACATTCCCGGAATTTCTTTCGAACTTCATACAATACAAAATTGCTATAATAGTGCTTTCATTATAAACAGTAGCATTCTTGGAGTACTACAAAGCCACCTTCTTTTTACTATCTCTGACATTCCTGGAATTTCTCTCGATCTCTCTACAATACAAAATCTAGTCGAATTTCTCTCGATCTTCCTACAATACAAAATTCCTATAATAGTGCTTTGATTATAAACAGCATCATTTTTGGAGTACTCCAAAGCCATCTTTCCCATCCCATTTGCAACGCCACTGGAATTTCTCCCGATCTCCCCACAATACAAACACTGTAGTCAATCGTTTGGCACCCCAAAGACAGTGCGTTTGAACGAGTGTTGCCAGGTTCTCCTGGGTGTACCAAACCAAGCTAGCGAGAAACAGTTGCCATCAAACAATCCCCGAGAATATAAATGTATCTCGAAACGCGAGCAGTAGCGCGCATTTTTTGCTCAGCGAAGCTTGAAAAACCGCGTTCAGCTTTTCCGCGGTCTGTTTAATCCGGTTTCACCTGAAACTATCGGTTACAATGTATCGAAGCGCGCCACGAGGTTCGAGCACGCAAGAAGAAGAGATTGGAGACCGGTGACCGGATTCGGTTGGTACGCGCGCGGTTTCGTTGCCGTACCGTTGCGCGTGTGTGCGTATTTCTGGGCGCGTTCGTTGGTGTGCGCGTCCTTTCTCGCCGCGGAAAATATAATGATGGCGAACGGAGCTGCGAGCGTTCGTTCGTTCGGTCGGGACTCGCGTTGGAAACCGGCGATAAGGAGGGAGTGTCTACTGCCGCCATAATGATAGCCCTGAGCGGCTCTCTGACTCTGGTACACGCTGCACCGAGCCGCGTTGTGCACGTCGCGGCGACTATGCGCGGTCCCGCGCGGCGTGTGCACAATTGCACATGCACCGGAGACCCCAACACTGCACGCAGGCACGCATGCACGCGTGCACGCACTTTACGTGTCGCCAGCCAACGGAGGAACCGAGCCAAGGAGGGAAACAATGAACGCGTTCCTTGTCACGGCTAGGTTCTCCCGTGACTACAAGAACCTCACCCTCCTTCGCTCTTGTCTTCGTGCACGATGTTTTTGCGTACCACTACGCAGAGGCGGGTCTACCGCCGAGCTAACGAACCTTCAACTTCGCCCCTTCGACGATTCTtccatatttttcaatattttaatttaaaaacgtTCCTCTCGCCTGAGAAACCTGGCGCGACCAATTCGAATAACgtggtaattttttttttttaattttatttaaaatttaatatccgTGAAGTTGTTAATGATACAGGTGCATGGGAGTCTCGGCAGTCTCATGGACCTTTCTAATGTAATGTTCCGCGGAATATCATAAATATTAGtgaaatcaatatttcttttgtgCAATGAAAACTTGCGCAGAAAGTAATACAATTATTGCTGTCAAACTATCTCAAACTCATCGGTTCAGTAACGAGAATATCCAATATCGCTAAACTCAATTATCACAGAAAACGATCTACTGCACGAACaagttttattctatattttattaCGTAAAATTGCCCCCTTCGAAGGTTCTCGTTGCTTTTTAATTTAACCAATATTATAGTATAGTCACTAAAATCGTGTAGAAAGCCAGATTTGGTCTGGAATTGAGTCGTTTCAATTTGCCAAAGAAGGCTCTTTTAAAAAAGGAGCATATCTGCCAATCCCTTgtattctttggcatatttccaaTATTCCAGACCACTGTGCGGCGTCCAATTGTCGACGTTCCTGATGAACGAGCCAGGGCGCGGAATTGTGTGGTCGGTTGTTGTTGTTACGAGCTTCAGGCGCACTTAATGGCGTAATGGATAGGTATCCCGCGAAAGTTAACACATTGTTGGGCCCTTTAAGCGGATGGACTTTTATTCCGTAACGCGCTGCTTACCACGAGACACAATGACTGCGCCGGAATTCACGGACGACGTTAATCTTTTAAATGTCACGCCGGAGGGTATTCAAAAGTGGAATACAATAttatatttgaaggaatacgcgtCCATAAGAAATGGTGAAACTATTAGAAGAAACATACTATAGTAGAGTTTCGATTATCCGGTACCCGGTTATCCGGAATGCCCGGATAATTATTCGTATTTACATATATTCGTCCATACATATTTACCCCGACTATTCTTCGATAAATGTTACGGAGTATATATCACACAAACAAAAAAGTCACAGCCACATGCATCCAGCAGTGGCATCCATAGTAAACAGTAGACGCATAAATCGTaggtattttatatattttattttttattaataaattgtattactacattacccacggttgtgtttattaaaaatcaaaaacaaattttgaagaaaaatcgtgtccgttttaaaaaaaagtagGCGCctacatttttcagcgaaaaaaaaatacttcaaatcgatctgaaaaaattattttcggttctaggagtcaattacaatcacttttggtcattacacatatccccgaaatcctaaccattttcgagaaaaaaattccttaccgaaaatataatttctggccagaaatgtttgcccgaaatttcatgcaaatctttaaaacatcataactcctgaacggactggccgattttaatgtttaaaaaagcaaactacgcgtattttgatggagaatatgtacaaagtgcaaaaatattcgaaaagttgatccttgaccctgcaaaatgagaaaaaccccataaaaatggtctaattttcaaatagccataacttctacaattgtgaatatatt comes from the Colletes latitarsis isolate SP2378_abdomen chromosome 7, iyColLati1, whole genome shotgun sequence genome and includes:
- the LOC143343655 gene encoding uncharacterized protein LOC143343655; protein product: MAVARDTHVTARVHGGRRVRGTLSCASHWRLAKFVETSLHYRDEASATCGVNCRLKTDRFLDSTDSFVRADRRGPGQCYWCSADAWTEREKKRTRTLNQS